One genomic segment of Drosophila melanogaster chromosome 3L includes these proteins:
- the TTLL1B gene encoding tubulin tyrosine ligase-like 1B translates to MAVVWDMSQWTQAWRIDSLHPTVRSSGTRTTTSGTIMYGRTSVGANQSVTNGNSNSGANSGGGASGGAQGHDKLKIGFCTDLDKSVLVNNFEKRGWHQVNGDDDWHFYWAGVQTCRNIFSVDSGYRMHDNQMINHFPNHYELSRKDLLVKNIKRYRKDLERDGNPLAEKTESNNSSGTRYLYLDFVPTTFVLPADYNMFVEEYRKFPLSTWIMKPCGKSQGAGIFLINKLSKLKKWSREAKGPFHPQIAKESYVISRYIDNPLLIGGKKFDLRLYVLVASFRPLKAYLFKQGFCRFCTVKYDTSVTELDNMYVHLTNVSVQKHGGEYNTLHGGKWSVQNLALYLEGTRGKEVTDRLFGAISWLIVHSLRAVAPVMASDRHCFECYGYDIIIDNALKPWLVEVNASPSLTSTTVNDRILKYKLIDNILSVVLPPDGVPDVRWNKVPSADALGNFELLIDEELAAQDEQHQNSSSNTHSKTSKMGSRWK, encoded by the coding sequence ATGGCCGTTGTTTGGGACATGAGTCAATGGACGCAGGCGTGGCGGATCGACAGTCTGCATCCGACGGTCCGCTCGAGCGGTACAAGAACCACAACGAGCGGTACAATCATGTACGGTCGCACGTCGGTCGGTGCAAATCAATCCGTGACGAATGGCAACTCAAATAGTGGCGCAAATAGCGGCGGTGGTGCCAGTGGTGGTGCCCAGGGACACGATAAACTGAAAATTGGCTTCTGCACGGACCTGGATAAATCGGTTTTGGTCAACAATTTCGAGAAACGTGGCTGGCATCAGGTGAATGGCGATGATGATTGGCATTTCTATTGGGCCGGAGTGCAAACCTGCCGGAATATATTCAGTGTGGATAGTGGTTATAGGATGCACGATAACCAGATGATCAATCATTTTCCCAATCACTATGAATTATCACGCAAGGATTTACTGGTCAAGAACATCAAGCGTTATCGCAAGGATCTCGAGAGGGATGGCAATCCATTGGCGGAGAAAACAGAGTCCAATAACTCCAGTGGCACCAGATATCTTTATTTGGATTTTGTGCCAACAACTTTTGTCCTGCCAGCCGATTATAATATGTTCGTGGAGGAGTATCGCAAGTTTCCGCTGAGTACGTGGATTATGAAACCCTGTGGAAAATCCCAAGGAGCGGGTATATTCCTTATAAACAAACTATCCAAACTCAAGAAGTGGTCAAGAGAGGCCAAGGGTCCTTTTCATCCACAAATAGCCAAGGAATCGTATGTGATATCCAGATACATAGACAATCCACTATTGATTGGTGGTAAAAAATTTGATCTTCGTCTATATGTTCTAGTCGCTTCGTTCAGACCCCTGAAAGCTTATCTTTTTAAGCAGGGATTCTGCCGTTTTTGTACTGTAAAATACGATACTAGTGTTACGGAACTGGATAATATGTACGTCCATCTGACAAATGTGAGTGTGCAGAAACATGGTGGCGAATACAATACCCTACATGGTGGCAAGTGGTCTGTACAAAATCTGGCCCTCTATTTGGAAGGAACTCGGGGAAAAGAGGTTACGGATCGTTTGTTTGGAGCCATATCCTGGCTTATAGTACACTCCTTAAGAGCTGTGGCTCCTGTGATGGCCAGTGATAGGCATTGTTTTGAGTGTTATGGCTACGACATCATCATAGACAATGCCTTGAAACCTTGGCTAGTGGAGGTGAATGCCTCACCGTCACTCACATCAACTACAGTAAACGACAGGATACTAAAATACAAACTGATTGACAACATACTGTCCGTGGTCCTACCCCCCGATGGAGTGCCCGATGTGCGTTGGAATAAGGTTCCCAGTGCCGATGCTTTGGGCAACTTTGAGCTGCTCATCGATGAGGAGTTGGCCGCCCAGGATGAACAACACCAaaatagcagcagcaacactcATAGTAAAACATCCAAAATGGGCAGCCGATGGAAGTGA